A stretch of Desulfurivibrio alkaliphilus AHT 2 DNA encodes these proteins:
- a CDS encoding ABC transporter ATP-binding protein codes for MQLEVKNVHISYGGPDIVKGVDLQLGGGAIGCLLGPSGCGKTTLLRAIAGFEPVRQGKIRLGEKLVSSHCHFLPPEKRRVGMVFQDLALFPHLSVADNIAFGLRGVDAKSRRRRVAELLVLIGLEECGPLFPHQLSGGQQQRVALARAMAPRPELLLLDEPFSSLDMEIREKLAREVGKILKQEELTALLVTHDQFEAFAMADEIGVLYDGRLQQWDTAYNLYHRPKTRFVADFIGEGVLLPGEVKADGKVETGLGLLQGIGSGTEEKMAPGSRVSVLVRPEDVIHDDASPVKAEVLRRDFRGANILYTLRLNSGHPVQALVPSHCSHATGEMIGIHADVRHLVLFPE; via the coding sequence ATGCAACTGGAAGTGAAAAATGTCCATATCTCCTACGGCGGCCCGGATATCGTCAAGGGGGTCGATCTCCAACTGGGCGGCGGGGCCATCGGTTGCCTGCTGGGGCCCAGCGGCTGCGGCAAGACCACCCTGCTAAGGGCCATCGCCGGTTTTGAGCCGGTGCGCCAAGGCAAAATCCGGCTGGGGGAGAAGCTGGTCAGCAGCCACTGCCACTTCCTGCCGCCGGAAAAACGCCGGGTGGGGATGGTCTTCCAGGACTTGGCCCTTTTTCCCCACCTTAGTGTGGCCGACAACATTGCCTTCGGGCTGCGCGGGGTGGACGCCAAAAGCCGCCGCCGCCGGGTGGCGGAGCTGCTGGTGCTGATCGGTCTCGAGGAATGCGGGCCGCTGTTCCCCCACCAGTTGTCCGGCGGCCAGCAGCAGCGGGTGGCCCTGGCCCGGGCCATGGCGCCGCGGCCGGAACTGTTGCTGCTGGATGAACCTTTTTCCAGTCTGGATATGGAGATTCGGGAAAAACTGGCCCGGGAGGTGGGCAAAATCCTCAAACAGGAAGAGTTGACCGCCCTGCTGGTCACCCATGACCAGTTCGAGGCCTTCGCCATGGCCGATGAGATCGGGGTCTTGTACGACGGCCGCCTGCAGCAGTGGGACACGGCTTACAACCTCTACCACCGGCCCAAAACCCGCTTTGTGGCCGACTTCATCGGTGAAGGAGTGCTGCTGCCCGGCGAGGTGAAGGCCGACGGCAAGGTGGAGACCGGCCTTGGCCTGTTGCAGGGGATCGGCAGCGGCACCGAGGAAAAAATGGCCCCAGGCAGCCGGGTCAGTGTCCTGGTCCGGCCCGAGGATGTGATTCACGATGATGCCAGCCCGGTCAAGGCCGAGGTGCTGCGCCGTGATTTTCGCGGCGCCAATATCCTCTACACCCTGCGCCTTAACAGCGGCCACCCGGTCCAGGCCCTGGTGCCCAGCCACTGTTCCCACGCCACCGGCGAGATGATCGGCATCCACGCCGATGTCCGCCACCTGGTGCTCTTTCCCGAATAA
- a CDS encoding alpha/beta fold hydrolase, producing the protein MSAKKTENSPPPKQHGLVFLPGWGFDGRVFSLRDDEPLSCPSPSGLLDPVELPMEFGGWLDRQGFEQCEIIGWSLGGRCALELARRFPERVSAVHLLAVRAAWPADEIDAIRRELARQPVDFLRSFYRKCFLGYKEAYRCFQQMLEEKCLEQARRAPEVLERGLELLAAPMPEAAELPAGCRVYCLHGRRDVIAPVEQRLHWPGATSRVLEHGGHALFLDYYPAAGPHIPASSQAMIRRRFSRAAATYDANAEIQGQTLELLAGRLPPDQEVKSVLELGCGTGNWTRRLLDGLPRAHITALDFSEEMLRQAREKCPPSPRLELLCREGEDFLAANRQLFDLITANATLQWFADLPRSLAMIREALTPGGRLLTTIFGGQSLRELDAGLQAVTGGEIRAAARDFVDYPALQSMVTALFPAAIVEEYFLSRRFNDLGELLRHFRYTGTGGPGRPAAFTPRHYRELSRWFADQPHGFQISFQVFLVQAGKE; encoded by the coding sequence TTGTCCGCGAAGAAGACGGAAAATTCACCGCCACCCAAGCAGCATGGCCTGGTTTTTCTGCCGGGGTGGGGGTTTGATGGCCGGGTGTTCAGCCTGCGCGACGATGAGCCGCTTTCCTGTCCGTCTCCCTCGGGGTTGCTTGATCCTGTCGAGTTGCCGATGGAGTTTGGCGGCTGGCTGGATCGACAGGGCTTTGAGCAGTGTGAGATTATCGGCTGGTCGTTGGGGGGGCGGTGTGCTCTGGAGCTTGCCCGGCGGTTTCCCGAGCGGGTAAGTGCCGTCCATCTGCTGGCGGTACGTGCCGCCTGGCCGGCCGATGAGATTGACGCCATTCGCCGAGAGCTGGCCCGGCAGCCGGTGGATTTTCTGCGCTCTTTCTACCGCAAATGTTTTCTGGGCTACAAGGAAGCCTACCGGTGCTTTCAGCAAATGTTGGAAGAAAAGTGCCTGGAACAGGCCCGCCGGGCCCCGGAGGTGTTGGAGCGGGGGCTGGAGTTGTTGGCCGCACCCATGCCCGAAGCCGCTGAACTGCCCGCCGGTTGCCGGGTTTATTGCCTGCACGGCCGGCGGGACGTGATTGCCCCGGTGGAGCAGCGACTGCACTGGCCCGGCGCCACCAGCCGGGTCCTGGAGCACGGCGGCCACGCCCTGTTCCTTGATTACTACCCGGCAGCCGGGCCGCATATTCCGGCAAGCAGCCAGGCGATGATCCGTCGCCGCTTCAGCCGGGCCGCCGCCACCTACGACGCCAATGCCGAGATCCAGGGGCAAACTTTGGAACTGTTGGCCGGCCGGCTGCCGCCGGACCAGGAGGTGAAGTCGGTGCTGGAACTTGGTTGCGGCACCGGTAACTGGACCCGGCGGCTGCTCGATGGTTTGCCTCGGGCCCATATTACCGCCCTTGATTTCTCCGAGGAGATGCTGCGGCAAGCCCGGGAGAAATGCCCTCCCTCGCCCCGCCTGGAACTGCTGTGCCGGGAGGGGGAGGATTTTCTCGCCGCCAACCGGCAGTTATTCGACCTGATCACCGCCAATGCCACCCTGCAGTGGTTTGCCGACCTGCCCCGTTCCCTGGCCATGATCCGGGAGGCCCTGACGCCCGGCGGCCGTTTGCTGACCACCATTTTCGGCGGTCAGTCCCTGCGTGAGCTGGATGCCGGCCTGCAGGCGGTAACCGGCGGCGAAATCAGGGCGGCGGCCCGCGATTTTGTTGATTACCCAGCCTTGCAGAGCATGGTGACGGCCCTGTTTCCCGCCGCCATCGTCGAGGAATATTTTTTAAGTCGCCGTTTCAACGACCTCGGTGAACTGTTGCGCCACTTCCGCTACACCGGCACCGGCGGCCCCGGCCGCCCCGCCGCCTTTACCCCCCGGCACTACCGGGAACTGAGCCGCTGGTTTGCCGACCAGCCCCACGGTTTTCAGATCAGCTTCCAGGTCTTTCTGGTGCAGGCCGGCAAGGAATAG
- a CDS encoding YgaP family membrane protein — MIVNDWIHVFAGTFILVGLALGTWVHPYWYFLPAFVGANLFQYGFSKFCPLGIILKKLGVPENRS; from the coding sequence ATGATAGTCAACGACTGGATTCACGTCTTTGCCGGCACCTTTATCCTGGTCGGCCTGGCCCTGGGCACCTGGGTACACCCCTACTGGTATTTCCTGCCCGCCTTTGTCGGCGCCAACCTCTTTCAGTACGGCTTCAGCAAGTTCTGCCCCCTGGGAATCATCCTCAAAAAACTGGGCGTACCGGAAAACCGGAGCTGA
- a CDS encoding ABC transporter permease: MKHIFARYIGGRGGSRPLDFWGVGVPLVALALSVPVLVVLSSVFKPTGEVWRHLAATVLPDYVGNTLLLMLGVGVGTLLIGVSCAWVCTLCRFPGRRIFQWALLLPMAMPAYIIAYTYTGMLDFAGPLQTALRAWFDWGFGDYWFPEIRSLPGAILMLSLVLYPYVYLLARAAFLEQSVCVLEASRTLGCGPWRSFFTVALPMARPAIIAGLTLALMETLADFGTVQYFGVDTFTTGIFRTWYGLGDIDAASQLAALMMTFVLVLIVLERWSRHRARYHNTGQRHQDLPGYQLRGGRALAAFVVCLLPLSFGFLLPAAQLGAWAVATWEHSFDADFLILMRNSLLLAAGAAVLTLALALLLAYGKRLRPTPVIRAGVQVASMGYAVPGLVIAIGVIIPFAWLDNTVDSWMRDNFNISTGLLLSGTVAALLFAYVARFMAVALHAVEAGLGKVKHSMDDAARVMGLRPLQVLRRVHLPVLRGSLLTALLLVFVDVLKELPATLVLRPFNFNTLAVRAFELASDEFLAESSLAALAIVAAGIVPVILLSLTIARSRKQQER, encoded by the coding sequence ATGAAACACATTTTTGCTCGGTATATCGGCGGGCGGGGTGGGTCCCGTCCGCTTGATTTTTGGGGGGTGGGGGTGCCGCTGGTGGCCCTGGCGTTATCGGTGCCGGTGCTGGTGGTGCTCTCTTCCGTCTTCAAGCCCACCGGTGAGGTCTGGCGGCATCTGGCCGCCACCGTGCTGCCCGATTATGTCGGCAACACCCTGCTGCTGATGTTGGGAGTGGGGGTCGGCACCCTGCTCATCGGGGTTTCCTGTGCCTGGGTCTGCACCCTCTGCCGTTTTCCCGGCCGCCGTATTTTTCAGTGGGCCCTGCTGCTGCCCATGGCCATGCCCGCCTACATCATCGCTTACACCTACACCGGCATGCTGGACTTTGCCGGTCCCCTGCAGACTGCGCTGCGGGCCTGGTTCGACTGGGGATTCGGCGATTACTGGTTCCCCGAAATCCGCTCTTTGCCCGGGGCGATTTTGATGCTCTCCCTGGTGCTCTACCCCTATGTTTATCTGCTGGCCCGGGCCGCCTTCCTGGAGCAGTCGGTTTGCGTGCTGGAGGCCAGTCGCACTTTGGGCTGCGGCCCCTGGCGTTCCTTTTTTACCGTGGCCCTGCCCATGGCCCGGCCGGCCATCATCGCCGGTTTGACTCTGGCCCTGATGGAAACCCTGGCCGATTTCGGCACCGTCCAGTACTTCGGGGTCGATACCTTTACCACCGGCATTTTTCGCACCTGGTATGGCCTGGGCGATATCGACGCGGCCAGCCAACTGGCCGCCCTGATGATGACCTTCGTGCTGGTGCTGATCGTGCTGGAGCGCTGGTCGCGGCACCGGGCCCGCTATCACAACACCGGCCAGCGCCACCAGGACCTGCCCGGCTATCAACTGCGAGGCGGCCGGGCCCTGGCCGCTTTTGTTGTCTGCCTGCTGCCGCTCTCTTTCGGTTTTCTGCTGCCGGCGGCCCAACTCGGCGCCTGGGCCGTGGCCACCTGGGAACACAGCTTTGATGCCGATTTTCTGATCCTGATGCGCAACAGCCTGCTGCTGGCCGCCGGGGCCGCCGTGCTGACCCTGGCCCTGGCCCTGCTGCTGGCCTACGGCAAGCGACTGCGGCCCACGCCGGTGATCCGGGCCGGGGTCCAGGTGGCCAGCATGGGCTATGCCGTACCGGGGCTGGTGATTGCCATTGGGGTGATCATTCCCTTTGCCTGGCTGGACAACACCGTTGACAGTTGGATGCGGGATAACTTTAATATCTCCACCGGCCTGCTGCTCAGCGGCACCGTGGCGGCCCTGCTCTTTGCCTACGTGGCCCGCTTCATGGCCGTGGCCCTGCACGCGGTGGAAGCCGGTTTGGGCAAGGTAAAGCACTCCATGGACGATGCCGCCCGGGTCATGGGCTTGCGCCCCTTGCAGGTGCTGCGGCGGGTGCACCTGCCGGTGCTGCGGGGCAGCCTGCTCACCGCCCTGCTGCTGGTTTTTGTCGATGTCTTAAAGGAGCTGCCCGCCACCCTGGTATTACGCCCCTTTAACTTCAATACCCTGGCTGTGCGGGCCTTCGAGCTGGCCTCCGACGAGTTCCTGGCCGAGTCCAGCCTGGCCGCCCTGGCCATCGTGGCGGCGGGGATTGTGCCGGTGATCCTGCTTAGTTTAACCATTGCCAGAAGCCGCAAACAGCAAGAACGGTAA
- a CDS encoding KamA family radical SAM protein, producing the protein MEPSIFTAKYLLKTNPYFFAVVREAQDLEGARGRLLQLADRLEARSGGGEIEQDAGIQTRIRDCVAVLRSMLKPDSEAAAGFSVAEALWDIARHQPRPELTPAFYAEFFYLCKGLEGQGPRRALDSIHLTPVKASGRPAARIRSRQLDDLWSEVDRYMESYPLGLAEQAVARRQARRERIIKELGADLDAWHDWRWQIRHIVRELETLEKLVKLSDSEREAVALARKHKLPFGITPYYLSLMDDELGGRDASIRAQVLPPMNYVQGVLAVKDPSCLDFMGEEDTSPFDLITRRYPAICILKPYNTCPQICVYCQRNWEIDEVMAPGAFAGMEKIKEAIDWIHDHPAIHEVLITGGDPLAMGNETLAEIIERVAAIPTVERIRLGTRTLVTMPMRFTEGLAGLIARHHRPGRREVAVMTHVQHPYEITPEMVEAVNRLRQLGIPVYNQLVYTFFISRRFEAACLRRQLRLSGIDPYYTFNTKGKDETIGYRVPIARLIQEQEEEARLLPGLGRTDEAVFNVPRQGKSYLRAREYRNLLAIKPNGARVYEFLSWEKKVSQHTSSYINEDVPILDYLKRLKNIGESISDYESIWYYY; encoded by the coding sequence ATGGAGCCCAGCATCTTCACCGCCAAATACCTGCTCAAGACCAACCCCTATTTTTTTGCCGTGGTGCGGGAAGCCCAGGACCTGGAAGGGGCCCGGGGACGCCTGCTGCAACTGGCCGACCGGCTGGAGGCCCGCAGCGGCGGCGGGGAGATCGAGCAGGACGCCGGCATCCAAACCCGGATTCGGGACTGCGTCGCGGTTTTGCGCTCGATGCTCAAGCCGGACTCGGAGGCGGCGGCGGGTTTCAGCGTGGCCGAGGCCCTGTGGGACATCGCCCGCCATCAGCCCCGGCCGGAGTTGACCCCGGCCTTTTACGCCGAGTTTTTTTATCTCTGCAAAGGCTTGGAGGGTCAAGGACCGCGCCGGGCGCTGGATTCCATCCACCTTACCCCCGTTAAGGCCAGCGGCCGACCCGCCGCCCGTATTCGCTCCCGCCAGTTGGACGATCTCTGGAGCGAGGTGGACCGTTACATGGAATCCTACCCCCTGGGGCTGGCCGAGCAGGCGGTGGCCCGGCGACAGGCCCGACGGGAGCGAATCATCAAGGAGCTGGGGGCCGACCTGGATGCCTGGCATGACTGGCGCTGGCAGATCCGCCATATCGTGCGGGAACTGGAGACCCTTGAAAAGCTGGTAAAACTCAGCGACAGTGAACGGGAGGCGGTGGCGCTGGCCCGCAAGCACAAGCTGCCGTTCGGCATCACCCCCTATTACCTGAGCCTGATGGATGACGAGTTGGGCGGCCGCGACGCCTCAATCCGGGCCCAGGTGCTGCCCCCCATGAATTATGTCCAGGGGGTGCTGGCGGTCAAAGACCCCTCCTGCCTGGATTTCATGGGCGAAGAGGATACCTCGCCCTTTGACCTGATCACCCGCCGCTACCCCGCCATCTGCATCCTGAAGCCCTACAACACCTGCCCCCAGATCTGCGTCTACTGCCAGCGCAACTGGGAGATCGACGAGGTCATGGCCCCCGGGGCCTTTGCCGGCATGGAGAAGATCAAGGAGGCCATCGACTGGATCCACGACCACCCGGCCATCCACGAAGTGCTGATCACCGGCGGCGACCCCCTGGCCATGGGCAACGAAACCCTGGCGGAAATCATTGAGCGGGTGGCGGCGATCCCCACCGTGGAGCGGATCCGGCTCGGCACCCGAACCCTGGTCACCATGCCCATGCGCTTCACCGAGGGCCTGGCGGGGCTGATCGCCCGCCATCACCGCCCCGGCCGCCGCGAGGTGGCGGTGATGACCCATGTCCAGCACCCCTACGAAATCACCCCGGAAATGGTGGAGGCGGTAAACCGCCTGCGGCAGCTTGGGATTCCGGTTTACAATCAGCTGGTTTACACCTTTTTCATCTCCCGCCGTTTCGAGGCGGCCTGCCTGCGCCGCCAGCTGCGCTTAAGCGGCATCGACCCATACTACACCTTCAACACCAAGGGGAAGGACGAAACCATCGGCTACCGGGTGCCCATCGCCCGGCTGATCCAGGAGCAGGAAGAAGAGGCCCGGCTGCTGCCCGGCCTGGGCCGCACCGACGAGGCGGTATTCAACGTGCCGCGCCAGGGCAAGAGCTACCTGCGGGCCCGGGAATACCGCAACCTGCTGGCCATCAAGCCCAACGGCGCCCGGGTCTACGAGTTTCTTTCCTGGGAAAAGAAGGTCTCCCAACACACCTCAAGCTACATCAACGAAGACGTGCCGATCCTCGATTACCTGAAACGGCTGAAAAACATCGGCGAAAGCATCTCGGATTACGAATCCATCTGGTATTACTATTGA
- a CDS encoding 16S rRNA (guanine(527)-N(7))-methyltransferase RsmG, whose translation MNSGCADILAEGLQQLGLPPEPAAIARLCRYHEELLKWSRRINLVAAAPPRELLATHFLDSLTLWPLLADLPVNDHRAPPLAAIKPAHKGTDLISVPDHPSPSRLQQPALAGDCSRLSLLDVGTGAGFPGLALKCWRPEALAVTLMEPRAKRVSFLRHVIRTLKLQEGTQVLAQRLEPVTDSQEAPADRFALITSRAFTAIAPFLALCAPLSPPGGRVICMKGPKAEAELAAWRRQQPDSPYSLEQSATFTLPFTAACRTLLVFRKAEL comes from the coding sequence GTGAATAGCGGTTGCGCCGATATCCTGGCCGAGGGACTCCAGCAGCTGGGGTTGCCGCCCGAGCCGGCAGCCATTGCCCGGCTCTGCCGCTACCACGAGGAACTGCTTAAATGGTCCCGCCGCATTAACCTGGTGGCCGCCGCCCCGCCCAGAGAACTGCTGGCCACCCACTTTCTCGATTCTCTGACCCTCTGGCCCCTGCTGGCCGACTTGCCCGTAAACGATCATCGGGCTCCACCTCTTGCGGCGATCAAACCGGCTCATAAGGGGACGGATTTGATATCCGTCCCCGATCACCCATCGCCGTCCCGCTTGCAGCAACCTGCGTTGGCCGGTGATTGTTCGCGTTTATCTTTGTTGGATGTGGGCACCGGCGCCGGTTTTCCCGGGCTGGCGCTGAAGTGCTGGCGCCCTGAGGCCTTGGCGGTAACCCTGATGGAGCCTCGCGCCAAGAGGGTTTCCTTTCTGCGCCATGTTATTCGCACCCTCAAGTTGCAGGAGGGTACCCAGGTGCTGGCCCAAAGACTGGAGCCGGTAACCGACTCCCAAGAGGCGCCGGCGGACCGCTTCGCGCTGATCACCAGCCGGGCCTTCACCGCCATCGCCCCCTTCCTGGCCCTTTGTGCCCCCTTGAGCCCTCCCGGCGGCCGGGTGATCTGCATGAAAGGGCCCAAGGCCGAAGCCGAACTGGCCGCCTGGCGGCGGCAACAACCCGATTCGCCATACTCCCTGGAACAGAGCGCCACCTTTACCCTTCCCTTTACCGCCGCCTGCCGCACCCTGCTGGTTTTTCGCAAAGCCGAACTGTAG
- the pgsA gene encoding CDP-diacylglycerol--glycerol-3-phosphate 3-phosphatidyltransferase has translation MPHRKIITLPNLLTAYRFAVVPFILLCLLPGAGELAGLVAFVLFLSGALTDLADGYFARKMQSESVLGKLMDPLADKVLIAVALIMLIPLGKVAAWVAFVILARELVITGFRGVAADAGIVIAAGKMGKLKSVFQYIALCVLIFPASLLPLPYLHEIGGALLMVAMVLTVWSGVEYFVRFQKLYLPTISSS, from the coding sequence ATGCCGCATCGGAAGATCATAACCCTGCCCAATCTGCTGACCGCCTACCGGTTTGCGGTGGTGCCCTTTATTCTGCTTTGCCTGCTGCCCGGGGCCGGTGAACTGGCCGGCCTGGTCGCCTTTGTGCTTTTTCTTTCCGGGGCCCTCACCGACTTGGCCGACGGCTATTTCGCCCGCAAGATGCAGAGTGAATCGGTGCTGGGCAAGCTGATGGACCCCCTGGCCGACAAGGTGCTTATCGCCGTGGCCCTGATCATGCTGATCCCTTTGGGCAAGGTGGCGGCCTGGGTGGCCTTTGTGATTCTGGCCCGGGAGCTGGTGATCACCGGCTTCCGGGGGGTGGCGGCCGACGCCGGGATTGTGATCGCCGCCGGTAAAATGGGCAAGCTCAAGAGCGTGTTCCAGTACATTGCCCTTTGTGTGCTGATCTTTCCCGCCTCTCTGCTGCCGCTGCCCTACCTGCACGAAATAGGCGGGGCGCTGCTGATGGTGGCCATGGTGCTCACCGTCTGGTCCGGGGTGGAGTACTTCGTGCGTTTTCAAAAACTCTACCTGCCCACAATTTCCTCTTCCTGA
- a CDS encoding methyltransferase domain-containing protein, which produces MNKQRSQLKALGGWLLMAVFALWLLAGPCVAADVPYVPTPQETVIEMLTMAGVGEGDVVYDLGSGDGRIVITAATMGASGVGIEIDPELIRASKVNAKAAGVADRVVFIEQDLFDARIGDATVVTLYLLPEINLRLRPRLLEVLQPGTRVVSHAFSMGEWQPDLQSEKGRPIYFWIIPANVTGTWRWSGADGRSYVMEINQNFQTVSGAISTGQTTIALFNGKVAGDQVTITAKRRLDGISQAVTYRGRVVGGVIAGREERSEGSFPWEARRDEGTQRTLDGDSLTLKNRKNKSDAEKQPPR; this is translated from the coding sequence ATGAACAAGCAACGATCCCAACTGAAGGCTCTCGGAGGCTGGCTGCTAATGGCGGTCTTCGCTTTGTGGCTGCTGGCCGGTCCTTGTGTGGCCGCCGATGTGCCCTATGTCCCTACTCCCCAGGAAACGGTGATCGAAATGCTGACCATGGCCGGGGTAGGGGAAGGCGATGTGGTTTATGACCTTGGTAGCGGTGACGGCCGCATCGTCATTACCGCCGCCACAATGGGCGCCAGCGGAGTCGGCATCGAAATCGATCCCGAGCTGATCCGGGCAAGCAAGGTGAATGCGAAGGCCGCCGGGGTTGCCGACCGGGTGGTGTTCATTGAACAGGATCTGTTTGATGCCAGAATCGGAGACGCCACAGTGGTCACCTTGTATCTGCTGCCCGAGATCAATCTCCGGTTGCGGCCCAGGCTGTTGGAGGTATTGCAGCCGGGGACCCGGGTGGTATCCCATGCTTTCAGCATGGGAGAATGGCAGCCCGATCTGCAGAGCGAAAAGGGGCGCCCCATTTACTTCTGGATTATTCCGGCGAACGTGACCGGCACCTGGCGGTGGTCCGGGGCGGACGGCCGCAGTTACGTCATGGAAATAAACCAGAATTTCCAAACAGTAAGTGGAGCAATCAGCACCGGGCAAACCACCATCGCCCTCTTCAACGGCAAGGTGGCGGGAGATCAGGTTACGATCACCGCAAAACGCAGGCTGGATGGAATCAGCCAGGCGGTGACCTATCGAGGGCGCGTCGTCGGTGGGGTTATAGCCGGCCGCGAGGAGCGGAGCGAGGGCAGTTTCCCCTGGGAGGCCAGGCGGGACGAGGGCACGCAAAGAACCCTCGATGGCGACAGCCTGACGCTAAAGAATCGAAAAAATAAGTCGGACGCCGAAAAACAACCACCAAGGTAA
- a CDS encoding Fe(3+) ABC transporter substrate-binding protein, protein MYRLYSMLVPMLLLVFTVAGAPAPVAAAGEVNIYSARQEALIKPLLDRFTEQSGIKVNLVAGRPEALLQRLQSEGRNSPADLLLTVDAGNLNQAMVAGVFQPVESAVLNEVIPVNLRDPEGHWFGLSQRARVIIYAKDRFDPAGITSYADLADPALGNKICIRSSANVYNQSLVASRIAHLGVEATEEWVRGLMANLARPPRGGDRDQIRAVAAGQCDLAVVNTYYIGGMANGSEADQDAVAATGLIWPDQEGYGTHINVSGAGVAKYARNRDNAVKLLEFLVSEEAQSWYASANYEFPVRPGVELSDTLAAWGEFRADDLDLARLGEYNPEAVRLMDRAGWR, encoded by the coding sequence ATGTACCGTCTTTACTCGATGCTCGTTCCCATGTTATTGCTGGTCTTCACGGTGGCCGGGGCACCGGCGCCGGTCGCCGCGGCCGGTGAGGTCAACATCTATTCGGCCCGCCAGGAGGCGCTGATCAAACCGCTGCTGGATCGATTCACGGAACAGAGCGGGATCAAAGTTAATCTGGTGGCCGGGCGACCGGAAGCTTTGCTGCAGCGGCTGCAAAGTGAAGGGCGCAACTCCCCGGCCGATCTGCTGCTCACCGTGGATGCCGGCAACTTGAACCAGGCCATGGTGGCCGGGGTTTTTCAGCCGGTTGAATCCGCGGTATTGAATGAAGTGATTCCCGTCAACCTGCGGGATCCAGAAGGGCACTGGTTCGGGCTCTCTCAGCGGGCCCGGGTAATCATCTACGCCAAAGATCGTTTTGATCCGGCCGGCATCACTTCCTACGCCGACTTGGCCGACCCGGCCCTGGGCAACAAAATTTGCATTCGCTCCTCTGCCAACGTCTACAACCAGTCCCTGGTGGCGTCCCGTATTGCCCACTTGGGGGTGGAAGCCACCGAAGAGTGGGTGCGGGGGCTGATGGCCAATCTGGCCCGCCCCCCTCGGGGCGGCGACCGTGATCAGATCCGGGCGGTGGCCGCTGGACAATGTGATCTGGCCGTGGTAAATACCTACTACATCGGGGGAATGGCCAACGGCAGCGAGGCCGACCAAGACGCCGTGGCGGCCACCGGGTTGATCTGGCCCGACCAGGAAGGTTACGGTACGCACATCAACGTCAGCGGCGCCGGGGTTGCCAAGTATGCCCGTAACCGGGACAATGCGGTCAAGCTGCTGGAATTTTTGGTCAGCGAAGAGGCACAGAGCTGGTATGCCTCGGCCAACTACGAATTTCCGGTACGCCCCGGGGTGGAACTGAGCGACACCCTGGCCGCCTGGGGTGAATTCCGGGCCGATGATCTGGACCTGGCTCGCCTGGGCGAATACAACCCGGAGGCGGTGCGCCTGATGGACCGCGCCGGTTGGCGCTGA
- the bioD gene encoding dethiobiotin synthase: MADKNKVIFVGATDTGVGKTLISALLVDFLRRRGLDAGYQKWAATGCEEGLPEDLATVLAMAGEGRRTGGAVLAGRGPQSPVQQPITLPDSELELAVPYRFRLPASPHLAAEQEGREIEPARLLSLFEQARAAHEVLVVEGVGGMLVPLTRQLLLIDLVAQLKLPTLLVARSGLGTINHSLLSLEAMRHRQIPVPGLVFSDEEENPPEIIVNDNPRTIAEFGQTTIFGRLPRCLDQAAARAAFSPIGEAIFKHLTL; this comes from the coding sequence ATGGCAGATAAAAATAAAGTGATCTTTGTCGGCGCCACCGACACCGGCGTCGGTAAAACCTTGATCAGCGCTCTGCTGGTGGATTTTCTCCGCCGCCGGGGTCTGGACGCCGGTTACCAGAAATGGGCCGCCACCGGCTGCGAAGAAGGCTTGCCTGAAGACCTGGCTACGGTGCTGGCCATGGCCGGAGAAGGCCGCCGAACTGGCGGTGCGGTCTTAGCTGGGAGGGGGCCCCAAAGCCCGGTGCAACAACCAATTACTTTGCCCGATTCCGAGCTGGAACTGGCGGTGCCGTACCGCTTTCGCCTGCCCGCCTCACCCCACCTGGCGGCGGAGCAGGAAGGCCGGGAGATTGAGCCCGCCCGCCTTCTGTCCCTGTTTGAGCAGGCCCGGGCGGCCCATGAAGTGCTGGTGGTGGAAGGGGTGGGGGGGATGCTGGTGCCGCTCACCCGGCAACTGCTGCTCATCGACCTGGTGGCCCAACTCAAGCTGCCCACTCTGCTGGTGGCCCGCAGCGGCCTGGGCACCATCAACCACAGCCTGCTGAGCCTGGAGGCCATGCGCCACCGGCAAATTCCCGTTCCGGGCCTGGTGTTCAGCGACGAGGAGGAAAATCCGCCGGAGATCATCGTCAACGACAACCCGCGCACCATCGCCGAGTTTGGCCAGACCACCATCTTCGGGCGCCTGCCCCGCTGCCTCGACCAGGCCGCCGCCCGCGCCGCCTTCAGCCCCATCGGGGAGGCGATTTTTAAGCACTTAACTCTGTGA